The following are from one region of the Bradyrhizobium sediminis genome:
- the puuE gene encoding allantoinase PuuE, which translates to MADAPYPRDLRGYGREPPDPRWPDGARIAVQFVINFEEGGENNILHGDPASEAFLSDVLGAQPWPGQRHANIESMFEYGSRAGFWRLWRIFTERKLRPTVFGVATALQRNPEIVAAMNEAGWDIACHGLKWVEHGDMPEAEERDTIAQAIRIHTEVTGQRPFGWYTGRSSINTLRLVTQAGGFLYSCDSYADDLPYWVRGAAGPHLIIPYSLDANDMRFINGQGFGGGDQFFSYLKDSFDVLYAEGATSPKMMSVGLHCRIAGRPGRAASLMRFLDYVAGHDRVWVPTRLQIARHWHANLAHLAQGAPSVGSL; encoded by the coding sequence ATGGCTGACGCCCCATATCCCCGCGATCTCCGCGGCTATGGCCGAGAGCCGCCCGATCCGCGCTGGCCGGACGGCGCGCGGATCGCGGTGCAGTTCGTCATCAACTTCGAAGAGGGCGGCGAGAACAACATCCTGCACGGCGATCCCGCCTCGGAAGCCTTTCTGTCCGACGTGCTCGGCGCGCAGCCCTGGCCGGGACAGCGCCATGCCAATATCGAATCGATGTTCGAATACGGCTCGCGCGCCGGCTTCTGGCGGCTGTGGCGCATCTTCACCGAGCGCAAGCTGCGCCCGACGGTGTTCGGGGTCGCGACCGCGCTGCAGCGCAATCCCGAAATCGTCGCAGCGATGAACGAGGCCGGCTGGGACATCGCCTGCCATGGCCTGAAGTGGGTCGAACACGGGGATATGCCGGAAGCGGAGGAGCGCGACACGATTGCGCAGGCCATCCGCATTCACACCGAGGTGACGGGGCAGCGGCCGTTCGGCTGGTACACCGGGCGGTCCTCGATCAACACCTTGCGGCTGGTGACGCAGGCGGGCGGTTTTCTGTATTCCTGCGACTCCTACGCCGACGATCTGCCGTACTGGGTCAGGGGCGCGGCGGGACCGCATCTGATCATTCCCTACAGTCTCGACGCCAACGACATGCGCTTCATCAACGGCCAAGGCTTCGGCGGCGGCGATCAGTTCTTCAGCTACCTCAAGGACAGTTTCGACGTGCTTTATGCGGAGGGCGCCACTTCGCCGAAGATGATGTCGGTGGGCCTGCATTGCCGGATCGCGGGCCGGCCGGGGCGGGCGGCGTCGCTGATGCGCTTTCTCGATTACGTCGCGGGCCATGACCGGGTCTGGGTGCCGACGCGGCTTCAGATCGCGCGGCATTGGCACGCCAACCTCGCGCATCTCGCCCAAGGCGCGCCGTCTGTCGGATCGCTGTGA
- a CDS encoding allantoate amidohydrolase — protein sequence MAGGTNATGDLGREIVRRIDALGAISETSNHLTRIFLTPEHRAAADLLLAWMQDAGMAAQLDAIGNVCGRYEGEQAGLPCLMLGSHYDTVRDAGKWDGPLGLITAISCVGDLYRRGKRLPFAVEVTGFADEEGVRFASTLLGSRAVAGTFDDSVVEARDSGGITMRDALLRFGLDPGRIRAAARRRGELHGYLELHIEQGPVLENQGLPVGVVTAISGATRLSVALSGMAGHAGTVPMALRRDALAGASECILAVEAYCRAEPGLVGTVGSISAMPGATNVIPGKAVFTIDVRAVSDQQRTRAVAEITGRIRTIAGRRILVAAIHVTHENRTAPCAPWLRQQVAEAIAGEGYRVFELPSGAGHDGMAMIDIADVAMLFVRCRGGISHHPDEHVDPADADAGARVLLRLIENFRPRPESARR from the coding sequence ATGGCGGGGGGCACCAATGCTACCGGCGATCTCGGGCGGGAAATCGTCCGCCGCATCGACGCGCTCGGCGCGATCTCCGAGACTTCCAATCATCTGACGCGGATCTTTCTCACCCCCGAGCACCGCGCCGCGGCCGATCTGCTGCTGGCGTGGATGCAGGACGCCGGCATGGCCGCTCAGCTCGATGCCATCGGCAATGTCTGCGGACGCTACGAAGGCGAGCAGGCGGGTTTGCCCTGCCTGATGCTGGGCTCGCATTACGACACCGTGCGCGACGCCGGCAAATGGGACGGGCCGCTCGGGCTCATTACCGCGATTTCCTGCGTCGGAGATCTCTACCGGCGCGGCAAGCGATTGCCCTTCGCGGTCGAGGTGACCGGCTTCGCCGATGAAGAAGGTGTCCGCTTCGCATCGACCCTGCTCGGCAGCCGCGCCGTGGCCGGCACTTTCGACGATAGTGTGGTTGAAGCCAGGGACAGCGGCGGCATCACGATGCGCGACGCCCTGCTGCGGTTCGGCCTCGATCCCGGCCGCATCCGTGCCGCGGCGCGGAGGCGAGGCGAGCTGCACGGCTATCTCGAACTGCATATCGAGCAGGGACCGGTCCTGGAAAACCAGGGCCTGCCGGTCGGGGTGGTGACGGCGATCTCGGGCGCGACCCGGCTTTCGGTCGCGCTGTCGGGCATGGCCGGCCACGCCGGCACGGTTCCGATGGCGCTGCGGCGCGATGCGCTGGCGGGCGCCTCCGAATGCATTCTCGCCGTCGAGGCGTATTGCCGGGCCGAGCCCGGGCTCGTCGGCACCGTCGGCTCCATCAGCGCGATGCCGGGAGCGACCAATGTCATTCCCGGAAAGGCCGTGTTCACGATCGACGTCCGCGCCGTATCGGACCAGCAGCGCACACGCGCGGTCGCTGAAATCACCGGTCGCATCAGGACGATCGCCGGGCGACGAATTCTGGTTGCCGCGATCCATGTGACCCATGAGAACCGCACCGCGCCCTGCGCCCCCTGGCTCAGGCAGCAGGTGGCCGAGGCCATCGCAGGCGAGGGCTATCGCGTGTTCGAACTGCCGAGCGGGGCCGGCCACGACGGCATGGCGATGATCGATATCGCGGACGTGGCCATGCTGTTCGTGCGCTGCCGCGGCGGCATCAGCCATCATCCGGACGAGCACGTCGATCCGGCCGACGCGGATGCCGGCGCGCGCGTCCTGCTGCGCCTGATCGAGAATTTTCGCCCGCGGCCAGAATCAGCCCGTCGCTGA